CCGGTAAAGTCCTCGCGTCTTTTCATGGGTCGTATACACGATGTCAATGTGCAGAGACTGGCCGATCATTTTGATGTAGATCAGGAGTATTACAAAAAGGTTGATTTAAATAAAGAACTGTGGTCCAAACTTTCCTTCCAGGAGAAAACGTTTTTTAAACATGGTATTCCTGATGATTTGGTTGATACCACAGTTGATCTGTCGGAATTTGAATCTTTCGGGTCTGCCTATCATCAATTAATGCTTGATCTGACTGCCTTGTGCAAGGGCTCTATTGATCTCATTATACCTGAACAGGATGACATAGAGTCTCTTTATGTTTCAGGAGGATTTGCCCGCAGCGAACTTTTCGTCAGGATGCTTGCCACAAGATACCCTGATAAAAAAATATTTACCACGGATATAGATAATTCAACAGCCCTTGGAGCAGCCTATATGGTGTATGGTGAATTTGGAAGCTCCACGGCTCCTGAGATTGATCTGGGCTTCAGACAGCACTCGGGGCTAAACGATCTTGAACCTTAGTCGCTGTCGGAGACAGGAATAATTCTTGAATTATTCGGGTTAAAGAAATGAGAGATTTTAGATTAGAATTACTCAAAGCCATTATAAAGAATTGTAGAATAGATAAATTTAATAAGTTTAATTAAAAAAAAGATTTTATGGATCCATTAGTTGCTACAGGATTAATTGCTATAGGCAGTATAGGAGCGGCAAGTTTTTATGTTCCTTTTAAGAAAGTCAAACAATGGTCATGGGAATCTTATTGGGTTTCCCATGCTTTTATGGCATATCTTATTGCCCCTTGGGTATTCGCCTTCTTGACCGTTCCAAATGGAGCCTTGTTTGATATTTTTGCGGAAACATCTGCTCAGACAAAGTGGTTAACGATCATGTTCGGAGCTATGTGGGGTGTTGGAGGCTTAACTTTTGGTCTCAGTCTGAGATATTTGGGAATTGGCCTGGGTCAGAGTGTGGCTCTTGGATTTACCGCAGCCTTTGGAACTCTGATACCTCCAATAGTAGCCGGTCAGAACCTTTTTGCCTCCACCTCGGGGATATTAACTGTTATCGGGGTAATTGTTTGTATTGTAGGTATAGCTATTGTGGGTTATGCCGGTTATCTGAAAGAGCAAAATCTGAGTGAGAAAGAGCGTAAGAAAGCAGTTAAAGAATTTGCCCTGCGTAAAGGCCTTTTAATAGCGGTTTTTGCAGGTATCATGAGCGCATCTATGAATTTTGGTTATGAGGCAGGAGATCCCATGGCCGAAGTTGCCAGGCAACATGGAACCAACCCGCTTTATGCCAGT
The nucleotide sequence above comes from Bacteroidales bacterium. Encoded proteins:
- a CDS encoding L-rhamnose/proton symporter RhaT: MDPLVATGLIAIGSIGAASFYVPFKKVKQWSWESYWVSHAFMAYLIAPWVFAFLTVPNGALFDIFAETSAQTKWLTIMFGAMWGVGGLTFGLSLRYLGIGLGQSVALGFTAAFGTLIPPIVAGQNLFASTSGILTVIGVIVCIVGIAIVGYAGYLKEQNLSEKERKKAVKEFALRKGLLIAVFAGIMSASMNFGYEAGDPMAEVARQHGTNPLYASNPVLALILVGGFATNFIYCVFLNIKNGTGKEYFSVKPGILFSNILFTFLAGLLWFLQFHFYGMGRSQLPPEISVFGWSILMALNISFSNIWGLFLKEWKGTGRKTLTILLIGIAILIFSVFVVQF